A segment of the Candidatus Sumerlaea chitinivorans genome:
GGCAGTCCCTTTTAGTAGACACCGGAAATACAATCCCCAACATTGGCAGGCTGGTGTTGGAGCCCCAATTGTCGGCTTTGGGGGTTTATCCGCTCGACAACCTCGTGCTGACCCACAACGACTCAGACCATTGCGGCAGCGCTCCTTATTTACTTGCGAACTGGAAAATCCGTCGTGTCGTCGTGCCCACGACTTTCCGCGATGTTGAGCAGCTCTTTCGGCAACCAGCCGGGCCGATTCCGGACAGTGTGCCGGTCACCCAGGTCGCGGCTGGTTACCATAGCGAGGTGGGACGACATTTGACACTTGAAGTCCTTAACCCGGAAGCGCTCACAGGTGAGCTCTCGAGCAGTAATGAAGGCTCCTTAGTGTTTCTTATCCGCTACAAGCAATTTAGCTTGCTCCTTACGGGCGATGCGGAAGAGGCCGCCGAAAACTATATGCGGCGGAATGGTTTGGCAAAAGCCGACGTTCTTAAGGTGGCCCACCACGGTAGTGCCTCAAGCACAAGCCAAGACTTTCTAAACGTGGTGCGGCCGAAAGTTGCTGTGATCTCCTGTGGTCAGCGCAACTCGTATGGTCATCCACACCCCGTAGTATTGAAGCGGCTTTGGGATGTGGGCGCACGGGTTTTTCGTACGGATGAGCATGGAGCGGTTCTGGTCTCGACGGACGGCGAGGAATTCAAAGTCGAAACCGCAACTGGCGGGAACTAAAGTAGCTACGAGTCCAACACTGGTGCGACGCGTAAGATTGAGCCCAGGAATCGAATGACGTCAGGCAGGCGACTCCCGCAGAATCCGGATGCATGGGAAGTTGCCTCTTGAAGAAAAACGTTCTGGTTGAACAATTCTGTGCGAATAGAACGCACAGCGACAGCATTCGTTGCGGTAGCCATCGGCTTTGCTGTGCACCCAGATACAGATAAAGAGAAAGAGGTAATCCATCTTTGAGTCGCTTAGACTACATGACAGCCGGCGAATCGCATGGTCCTCAGCTTACGGCTATTATCCGGGGAATCCCTTCTGGGCTCGCCTTGACAGCCGAGGATATAAACCGTGATCTTGCGCGGCGGCAACTTGGCTATGGCCGCGGCGGTCGAATGAAAATCGAAAAAGACACCGTCGCGATTCGCTCTGGAGTACGCAAAGGTTACACCCTCGGCTCGCCCATAACGCTTGTGATTGAGAATCGTGACTACCAAGCGTGGCGCGACCAAATGGCGCCAGAGCCGGGGGAGTTGGATAACCGCAAGGTAGTCACTCGCCCCCGGCCGGGGCATGCGGATTTGGTCGGCGCCCTGAAGTTTGCGCACCGGGATGCACGGAATGTTCTGGAGCGCGCCAGCGCGCGCGAAACAGCGGCGCGTGTTGCAGTTGGGGCCGTGTGTAAGACCTTGCTCGCCAACTTTGGCATTCAGATCTACAGCCATGTGGTGAATCTCGGGGGCATTGCCGCCGAACCGAAAGGTCTTTCCCACGAGGAAATCGCAGCCCGAGCTGAGACCAGTGAGCTCCGCGTTGCGATTCCAGAAGTGGAAGCGCAGATGCGTCAGCTCATTGATCAAGCCAAGGCAAACGGCGACACCGTGGGCGGCGTCTATGAGGTCGTAGCTCTCGGCGTACCCCTTGGCTTGGGTAGCACCATGAATTGGGATGAAAAGTTAGATGCCCGCCTCGCTGGAGCGCTCATGAGCTGTCAGGCTATCAAAGGCGTAAGCATTGGGATGGGATTTGACGTCGCCAATCACCTTGGCTCACGGGTCCACGATCCCATCGCATACACAGCCGACCGAGCTGAACAAGAGAGGCTTGCGCGTGAGCGTGGCCGAGGCCCTTCGGGTGGCTTCTATCATCTCTCAAATAACGCCGGCGGAATTGAAGGGGGAATGAGCAATGGGGAGCCTATCGTCGTCCGTGTCGCCATGAAACCAATTGCGACATTGATGAAACCGTTGGCGAGTGTGGACCTTGCTACAAAAGAGCCTTTCGAGGCAGTCCGCGAGCGCAGCGATGTATGTGCAGTTCCTGCCGCTGCTGTGGTGGGTGAAGCCATTGTGGCATTTGTGCTTGCACAAGCATTTCTGGAGAAGTTCGGTGGGGATTCGATGGTTGAAATTCGGCGAAACTATGATTCCTACGTGGAATACCTGCAGGCGTACTGATGAGTAACAACGTCGTTCTCATTGGCATGATGGGCAGCGGCAAAACGACGGTTGGCCGGTTGCTCGCCGAGAAAGCCGAAATGGAGTTCGTCGATCTCGACGAAATGATCGAGAAGCGCACGGGAAAGCGCATCGCTCAAATCTTCGAAGAAGAGGGTGAGCAAGCCTTCCGCCTTTTGGAAACCGAAGCCCTGCGCGAAGTTTTGGCGGCGAACCGGACGGTGATTGCAACGGGTGGCGGGATCGTGACTCGGCCCGAGAACCGGCGCCTTCTGCGAGAAGCCGGGCTTGTGGTTTGGCTGGACGCACCCGCTGAAGAGTTGAGTCGGCGGATCGGTTCGGATCAAAGCCGTCCGCTGTTGCGTGGCCACGCCAGCATCCTCAAGCAACTCGAACAACTGTTAGCTGAGCGCCGCGTGATGTACGCCGAAACATCCGATATCCACTTGGATACCACCGAGCACACGCCTGAGGAAATTGCGGAACGCATCTTGGAAGAACTCGAGAACCGCACCCTGGCAACGGACGAGGAAGTTTTTGCTACCATTGTGGCCATTGACGGTCCTGTAGCTTCAGGTAAAAGTGCGCTTGCTCGCCGGCTGGCCCGCCGGCTTGGTTTTACACATATCGACACGGGGGCAATGTACCGGTGTGTGACCTACGAAGCCATGCGGCGTGGCATCCCGCTCGACGATGAGAAGCAGGTGACGGACGTTGCTCACTCAATTGATATTCGGTTTCTGGAGGACGAGGGAGATTCCGAACATAAGCGCGTCTTGCTCAATGGCGAAGATGTCACAGAAGTGATTCGTAGCCCAGAGGTCAGCAGGAACACCAGCCCCATTGCCGACATTGCCTCCGTTCGCACGGAGATGGTTCGCCTGCAGCGCCAACTTGCGCTTCGTGGCCGTTGTGTGCTCGAAGGACGAGACATCGCCACGGTGGTTGTGCCCGAGGCAAAGTGGAAATTCTACGTTGTTGCCTCGTTAGAGGAAAGGGTTCAGCGTCGGCATCGTCAGTACGTAGCGGAGAGCCGGGAGGTGCCGTTAGAACGCATCCGTGAGGATATCCTGAGCCGCGATGAGCGCGACAGAAACCGAGCTCATGGCGCACTGAAGCTTGCTCCGACCGCTATGATTTTGGATACCACCGGGATTGGCCTTGAGGAAGCGGTGGAAATCATGGCGGCCATCATCGAAATGTCGGAAGCACAGGGATGACGCCATTTTATCGGCTGGTGCGGTGGGTGATCCGGTGGGCTGCCGGGATTTTATTCCGCGTGGAATGGCATGGCGTCGAGAAATTGCCAAGTCAAGGCGCGTATCTATGCGTTGCAAATCATGCCAGTTACTTGGATCCTCCCTTGGTTGCCTGCGGCATGCCGCGAGAGTGCCATACGTTGGCAAAAGCGGAGCTGTTCGACGTCCCCATTTTGGGGTGGCTGATTCGACATCTCCATGCACATCCGGTTCGGCGTGGGGGAGTGGACCGCGCCGCTTTGCGCCAGTGCGTGGATATTCTGCGCCAAGGGAATATCCTGCTTCTTTTCCCAGAAGGGACACGGAGTCGCGATGGGGAACTCCAACCCCCAAAAAACGGCGCCGCCATGATTGCGACCATGGCGGATGTTCCCATCGTCCCGACCTATGTCGAAGGGACTTTTGAAGCATGGCCAATAGGCCGCCGGCTACCCCGCTTGAAAAAAATTCGGGTGTTTTACGGCGAACCGTTCCTTCCACCCCGCACAACGGTGGGGGAACGCCCTGACTATGATGCCCTCTCGCAAGACATCATAAGCAGGATTGCGTCACTCAAAGCTGAAGCAGCAGCCCATAAATAAAAATGAAAAGGGGGGAAAAGGTCGCTCTGCCAGACCTTTTCCCCCCGTTGCGATCACCCAATCACACTTCCGGCCTTAGGAAGTGTTCACGAGGTAGAGATTACATCCCCGTCTTGGGCACGTCCTCGCTGCGAGCTGATTCGCGCATAGCGATCAGCTTGTTGATCGCATTCACGTATGCCTTGACGCTTGCAGTGACGATATCCGTGCTGGCGCCTCGGGCCCGAACGCGGGTGCCATTTGCGCGGATTGCGACCGACACCTGCCCGACGGCATCGGTACCACCGGTGACGGCCTCAAGCGAGTAATCCACAAGTTCAGCTTCAACTCCTGTAATGCGCTGGACCGCGCGGAACGCTGCGTCGACGGGGCCATCCCCACAGCTCGCATCCATCTTGTACTCATCGCCTTTTTTGAGGCGGACCGTAGCCGTCGGGACTGTGCTTGTCCCGCTTGTGAACCCGAGGTAATCGAGGCTGTAAACCTCCGGCGAGCCAAACACTTCGTCCTCGACGATCGCGTAGAGGTCTTCGTCGAAGATCTCCTTTTTCTTGTCGCAGAGTTCTTTGAACCGTTCGAAGAGACGATTGATTTCCTGCTCGCTGAGCTGATCGTAGCCGAGCTGCGCCAAACGCGTCTTGAA
Coding sequences within it:
- a CDS encoding 1-acyl-sn-glycerol-3-phosphate acyltransferase — its product is MTPFYRLVRWVIRWAAGILFRVEWHGVEKLPSQGAYLCVANHASYLDPPLVACGMPRECHTLAKAELFDVPILGWLIRHLHAHPVRRGGVDRAALRQCVDILRQGNILLLFPEGTRSRDGELQPPKNGAAMIATMADVPIVPTYVEGTFEAWPIGRRLPRLKKIRVFYGEPFLPPRTTVGERPDYDALSQDIISRIASLKAEAAAHK
- a CDS encoding Shikimate kinase I, translating into MSNNVVLIGMMGSGKTTVGRLLAEKAEMEFVDLDEMIEKRTGKRIAQIFEEEGEQAFRLLETEALREVLAANRTVIATGGGIVTRPENRRLLREAGLVVWLDAPAEELSRRIGSDQSRPLLRGHASILKQLEQLLAERRVMYAETSDIHLDTTEHTPEEIAERILEELENRTLATDEEVFATIVAIDGPVASGKSALARRLARRLGFTHIDTGAMYRCVTYEAMRRGIPLDDEKQVTDVAHSIDIRFLEDEGDSEHKRVLLNGEDVTEVIRSPEVSRNTSPIADIASVRTEMVRLQRQLALRGRCVLEGRDIATVVVPEAKWKFYVVASLEERVQRRHRQYVAESREVPLERIREDILSRDERDRNRAHGALKLAPTAMILDTTGIGLEEAVEIMAAIIEMSEAQG
- a CDS encoding Chorismate synthase: MTAGESHGPQLTAIIRGIPSGLALTAEDINRDLARRQLGYGRGGRMKIEKDTVAIRSGVRKGYTLGSPITLVIENRDYQAWRDQMAPEPGELDNRKVVTRPRPGHADLVGALKFAHRDARNVLERASARETAARVAVGAVCKTLLANFGIQIYSHVVNLGGIAAEPKGLSHEEIAARAETSELRVAIPEVEAQMRQLIDQAKANGDTVGGVYEVVALGVPLGLGSTMNWDEKLDARLAGALMSCQAIKGVSIGMGFDVANHLGSRVHDPIAYTADRAEQERLARERGRGPSGGFYHLSNNAGGIEGGMSNGEPIVVRVAMKPIATLMKPLASVDLATKEPFEAVRERSDVCAVPAAAVVGEAIVAFVLAQAFLEKFGGDSMVEIRRNYDSYVEYLQAY